In Alosa alosa isolate M-15738 ecotype Scorff River chromosome 19, AALO_Geno_1.1, whole genome shotgun sequence, a genomic segment contains:
- the LOC125284075 gene encoding SRA stem-loop-interacting RNA-binding protein, mitochondrial has translation MCECSLSGATAQGRNMAAATASKKVFEVFVSRVPWTVASKEMREYFAQFGQVKKCQMPFDKETGFHRGFCWIGFSSEEGLQNALQKDPHVMEGSKLQVQRNRKPFVGRRLGKEEEES, from the exons ATGTGCGAGTGCAGTCTCTCTGGTGCTACAGCGCAAGGACGAAACATGGCAGCAGCAACAGCCAGCAAAAAGGTGTTCGAGGTCTTCGTTTCCAGAGTACCCTGGACAGTCGCAAGCA AAGAGATGAGGGAGTATTTCGCACAGTTCGGACAAGTGAAGAAATGCCAAATGCCATTT GACAAAGAAACCGGATTTCACAGAGGTTTTTGCTGGATTGGATTTTCTTCAGAAGAAGGTCTGCAGAATGCACTTCAGAAGGATCCTCACGTCATGGAGGGATCAAAG CTTCAGGTACAGAGGAACAGAAAACCTTTTGTTGGCAGAAGGCTTggcaaagaagaggaagagagctgA